One Sphaerisporangium krabiense DNA segment encodes these proteins:
- a CDS encoding cyclase family protein — protein sequence MSVLSSLVESIRNGAIEVVDLTAPLSSSTPVLRLPEPFGNTVPFRLTEISRYDDRGPAWYWNDITTGEHTGTHFDAPVHWVTGRDGEDVAAVPPARLIAPAVVLDFAAHAAADPDFLLRIEHVQEWEKANGPLPEGGWLLYRTGWDARANDQEGFLNADETGPHTPGISVECARWLAEETPIVGIGVETVGTDAGAAHSFDPAFPCHSFLLGAGKYGLTQLRNLDRLPVTGAVVLAPPLPIVGGSGSPVRVLALVER from the coding sequence ATGTCGGTGTTGAGCAGTCTCGTCGAGAGCATCAGGAACGGGGCCATCGAGGTGGTCGACCTCACGGCGCCGCTGAGTTCCTCGACGCCGGTCCTGCGGTTGCCCGAGCCGTTCGGGAACACCGTCCCCTTCCGGCTCACCGAGATCAGCCGCTACGACGACCGCGGCCCCGCCTGGTACTGGAACGACATCACCACCGGCGAGCACACCGGCACCCACTTCGACGCCCCCGTCCACTGGGTGACCGGCCGGGACGGCGAGGACGTCGCCGCGGTCCCGCCCGCCCGCCTGATCGCGCCCGCCGTGGTGCTCGACTTCGCCGCCCACGCGGCCGCCGACCCCGACTTCCTCCTGCGGATCGAGCACGTCCAGGAATGGGAGAAGGCCAACGGGCCGCTGCCCGAGGGCGGCTGGCTCCTCTACCGCACCGGCTGGGACGCGCGCGCCAACGACCAGGAGGGCTTCCTCAACGCCGACGAGACCGGCCCGCACACCCCGGGCATCTCCGTCGAATGCGCCAGGTGGCTGGCCGAGGAGACGCCGATCGTCGGCATCGGCGTGGAGACCGTCGGCACCGACGCCGGGGCCGCCCACTCCTTCGACCCGGCGTTCCCCTGCCACTCGTTCCTGCTCGGCGCCGGCAAGTACGGCCTCACGCAGCTGCGCAACCTGGACCGGCTGCCCGTCACCGGCGCCGTCGTGCTGGCCCCGCCGCTCCCGATCGTGGGCGGCTCGGGCAGCCCCGTCCGCGTCCTCGCGCTCGTCGAGCGATGA
- the dhaL gene encoding dihydroxyacetone kinase subunit DhaL, which yields MDTGFFVAWIEAAARAVAAGRERLTELDAAIGDADHGVNLDRGFTAVREALAADPPATPGRALTLTGTTLIRKVGGASGPLYGTVFRQMGAVLGSDAETTPDALADALAAAVAAVERLGGAREGDKTMIDALAPASRALSDAVRAGSAFEEALDAAVAAAQEGARAAIPLRARKGRASYLGERSAGHEDPGAASSVLIVTALRAAASCGSR from the coding sequence ATGGACACCGGCTTCTTCGTCGCCTGGATCGAGGCGGCGGCGCGGGCCGTCGCCGCCGGGCGGGAGCGTCTGACCGAGCTGGACGCGGCGATCGGCGACGCCGACCACGGGGTCAACCTGGACCGCGGCTTCACCGCCGTGCGCGAGGCCCTCGCCGCCGATCCGCCCGCCACGCCGGGACGGGCGCTCACCCTCACGGGCACGACGCTGATCCGCAAGGTCGGCGGCGCGTCCGGCCCCCTGTACGGCACCGTGTTCCGGCAGATGGGCGCCGTTCTCGGGTCCGACGCAGAGACCACCCCGGACGCGCTCGCCGACGCCCTGGCGGCCGCCGTGGCCGCCGTGGAGCGGCTCGGCGGCGCCCGTGAAGGCGACAAGACCATGATCGACGCCTTGGCGCCCGCCTCCCGGGCGCTCTCCGACGCCGTGCGCGCCGGGTCCGCGTTCGAGGAGGCGCTGGACGCGGCCGTGGCCGCCGCGCAGGAGGGCGCCCGCGCGGCGATCCCGCTCCGGGCGCGCAAGGGCCGCGCCAGCTACCTCGGCGAACGCAGCGCCGGCCACGAGGACCCCGGCGCCGCGTCCTCCGTCCTCATCGTCACCGCCCTGCGCGCGGCGGCGTCCTGCGGCTCACGGTGA
- the dhaK gene encoding dihydroxyacetone kinase subunit DhaK, whose translation MKKLINDPGDVVTEALAGMALAHPDLRVDAANRIVYRRAAPVRGKVGLVSGGGSGHEPLHGGFVGHGMLDAACPGEVFTSPVPDQVVEATKGVDGGAGVLHIVKNYTGDVLNFQMAAELCAEEGVRVASVLVDDDVAVTDSLHTAGRRGTGATVFAEKIAGALAEAGAPLAEVAKAGEEVVARSRSFGVALTPCTVPAAGRPTFELGPGEVELGIGIHGEPGRARAAAAPARELARVAMNAVHADMPLSGDVLVMVNGMGGTPLAELYIVFAEVAAFLREKGATPARSLVGDYVTSLDMQGFSVTVCRLTGDLTALWDAPVATPALRWGR comes from the coding sequence ATGAAAAAGCTGATCAACGACCCGGGCGACGTGGTGACCGAGGCGCTCGCCGGGATGGCCCTGGCCCACCCCGATCTGCGGGTGGACGCCGCGAACAGGATCGTCTACCGGCGCGCGGCGCCCGTCCGGGGCAAGGTGGGGCTGGTGTCCGGCGGCGGATCCGGCCACGAACCCCTGCACGGCGGCTTCGTCGGGCACGGCATGCTCGACGCCGCCTGCCCCGGCGAGGTCTTCACCTCGCCGGTCCCCGACCAGGTGGTCGAGGCCACCAAGGGCGTGGACGGCGGCGCGGGCGTGCTGCACATCGTCAAGAACTACACCGGCGACGTGCTGAACTTCCAGATGGCCGCGGAGCTGTGCGCCGAGGAGGGCGTGCGGGTGGCGTCGGTGCTGGTGGACGACGACGTCGCCGTCACCGACTCCCTCCACACCGCCGGGCGCAGGGGCACCGGCGCGACCGTGTTCGCCGAGAAGATCGCCGGAGCCCTGGCCGAGGCGGGCGCGCCGCTGGCCGAGGTCGCCAAGGCGGGCGAGGAGGTCGTCGCGCGCAGCAGGTCCTTCGGCGTGGCCCTCACCCCCTGCACGGTCCCCGCCGCGGGACGGCCGACGTTCGAGCTCGGGCCCGGCGAGGTCGAGCTCGGCATCGGCATCCACGGCGAGCCGGGCCGTGCCAGGGCCGCCGCCGCGCCGGCGCGCGAGCTGGCCCGCGTCGCCATGAACGCCGTCCACGCCGACATGCCGCTGTCCGGCGACGTCCTGGTGATGGTCAACGGCATGGGCGGCACCCCGCTGGCCGAGCTGTACATCGTGTTCGCCGAGGTCGCCGCCTTCCTGCGCGAGAAGGGCGCCACACCGGCCCGGTCCCTGGTCGGCGACTACGTCACCAGCCTGGACATGCAGGGCTTCTCGGTCACCGTCTGCCGGCTGACCGGCGACCTCACCGCCCTGTGGGACGCCCCCGTGGCCACCCCCGCCCTCCGATGGGGCCGCTGA